The Brevibacillus choshinensis genome includes a region encoding these proteins:
- a CDS encoding GerMN domain-containing protein — MKRRQMIWMAVLATLLVAGCGQKAEPAPQPTAPAEQTAGSNQPPTTTEPKLTKQSISVYYSDNNLMELQKEEQEISFAEDIEKYKKTLEVLEKPKKADEHVPLWTDFHYHSVTFDKGTLTIDADSKNQYNMGSSGEAMALDALKQTLFQFPEIERIVILEDGKKVESLMGHVEVVEPLTRDK, encoded by the coding sequence ATGAAACGTCGTCAAATGATTTGGATGGCAGTTCTGGCTACGCTGCTCGTCGCCGGTTGCGGTCAAAAGGCGGAACCAGCGCCACAGCCAACTGCTCCAGCCGAACAGACCGCAGGCTCGAATCAACCACCTACGACAACCGAGCCGAAGCTGACCAAGCAAAGTATTTCCGTCTATTACTCCGACAATAATTTGATGGAATTGCAAAAGGAAGAGCAGGAGATTTCTTTTGCGGAAGACATCGAGAAGTATAAAAAGACACTCGAGGTTTTGGAGAAGCCCAAAAAGGCGGACGAGCACGTACCGCTCTGGACGGATTTCCACTATCACTCGGTTACCTTTGACAAAGGAACCTTGACGATTGACGCAGACAGCAAGAATCAGTACAACATGGGATCGAGCGGTGAAGCGATGGCACTGGATGCCCTGAAACAAACGCTGTTCCAATTCCCAGAGATTGAGCGTATCGTCATTTTGGAAGATGGGAAAAAGGTAGAATCGTTGATGGGTCACGTGGAAGTAGTGGAACCGTTGACAAGGGATAAATAA
- a CDS encoding DUF378 domain-containing protein: protein MDKFALLLVIIGALNWGLIGLFHFDLVATLFGGAGTLISRIVYTLVGLAGIYSIKFFVSERERTS from the coding sequence ATGGATAAATTCGCCTTGCTGCTCGTCATCATCGGTGCCCTTAACTGGGGACTCATAGGACTTTTTCATTTTGATTTGGTTGCTACTCTGTTCGGAGGGGCTGGTACCCTCATCAGTCGGATTGTGTACACGCTTGTCGGTCTTGCTGGTATATACTCCATCAAGTTCTTTGTGAGTGAACGGGAACGGACTTCATAA
- a CDS encoding phosphate ABC transporter substrate-binding protein PstS family protein has protein sequence MKKLSKMFMALTFVGALLAGCGSNNAAPAPAQQPAAEQPSTPAPGANNSGSTTTSPGEPVTAVGSTALQPLVEQTAKDFMAKNQGVQIQVQGGGSGTGLSQVASGAAAIGNSDIFAEEKKGIPANELVDHKVAVVGMAAAVSPKVKVDNLTKQQLIDIFTGKITNWKEVGGDDMKITLVNRPKSSGTRATFNKFAMDGKEEAEGITEDSSGTVRKIIAETPGAIGYLALSYFNDTVKPLKLDGVEANAESITTNKYPVWAYEHMYTKGEAAGNAKAFLEFILSDEVQKKTVTDLGFLPITDMKVERDAEGKVTQK, from the coding sequence ATGAAAAAACTCAGCAAAATGTTTATGGCATTGACTTTTGTGGGTGCACTGCTCGCAGGCTGCGGAAGCAACAATGCTGCTCCAGCACCTGCTCAGCAACCGGCTGCGGAACAACCTTCGACACCAGCTCCGGGTGCCAACAACTCTGGTTCAACTACAACATCTCCCGGTGAGCCGGTAACTGCTGTCGGTTCTACCGCTTTGCAACCTTTGGTCGAGCAAACGGCTAAAGATTTCATGGCAAAAAATCAAGGCGTGCAAATTCAAGTGCAAGGTGGCGGTAGCGGTACTGGTCTGAGCCAAGTAGCTAGCGGTGCTGCAGCAATCGGTAACTCCGACATCTTTGCAGAAGAGAAAAAAGGAATTCCAGCAAATGAGCTGGTCGACCATAAAGTAGCGGTTGTCGGTATGGCAGCAGCTGTAAGCCCGAAAGTAAAAGTAGACAACCTGACGAAACAACAACTGATCGACATCTTCACGGGTAAAATCACCAACTGGAAAGAGGTTGGTGGGGATGACATGAAAATTACCCTCGTAAACCGTCCGAAGTCTTCCGGTACTCGTGCTACCTTCAACAAGTTTGCAATGGACGGAAAAGAAGAAGCAGAAGGTATCACCGAGGATTCTTCGGGGACTGTTCGTAAAATCATCGCAGAAACACCTGGTGCAATTGGTTACCTGGCGCTGTCCTACTTCAATGACACTGTAAAACCATTGAAACTCGATGGCGTAGAAGCTAATGCAGAAAGCATCACGACCAACAAATATCCAGTATGGGCTTATGAGCACATGTATACCAAAGGTGAAGCAGCTGGCAACGCAAAAGCGTTCCTCGAATTCATCCTGTCTGATGAAGTACAAAAGAAAACCGTTACAGATCTGGGCTTCCTGCCAATCACAGATATGAAAGTAGAACGTG